One Robbsia sp. KACC 23696 DNA segment encodes these proteins:
- the moaC gene encoding cyclic pyranopterin monophosphate synthase MoaC: MTTESMTQKGVSAIASAPSAPDDLIGTDPAPPTTASPLTHFDASGQAHMVDVGAKAETRRIAVARGSIVMLPATLQLIENGTAGKGDVIGIARIAAIQGSKRTADLIPLCHPLALTRVAADFVLDPALPGVHCTVRTETTGRTGVEMEALTAVQVGLLTIYDMCKAADRGMTITDVRLLEKHGGKSGVWIA; encoded by the coding sequence ATGACTACCGAATCCATGACCCAAAAAGGCGTCTCCGCCATCGCCTCGGCACCGAGTGCGCCCGACGATCTCATCGGTACGGACCCGGCGCCCCCGACGACCGCGTCCCCGCTGACTCACTTCGATGCGTCCGGTCAGGCCCATATGGTCGATGTAGGCGCGAAGGCGGAGACGCGCCGGATCGCGGTGGCGCGCGGCAGCATCGTCATGTTGCCGGCAACGTTGCAGCTCATCGAGAACGGCACGGCGGGTAAAGGCGATGTCATCGGCATTGCGCGCATCGCCGCCATCCAGGGATCGAAGCGCACCGCCGATCTGATTCCCCTCTGTCATCCGCTGGCGCTCACTCGTGTCGCCGCCGATTTCGTGTTGGATCCGGCGCTGCCCGGCGTTCACTGCACCGTCCGCACCGAAACGACCGGCCGCACCGGCGTGGAAATGGAAGCACTGACGGCGGTTCAGGTCGGTCTGCTGACCATTTACGATATGTGCAAGGCGGCCGATCGGGGCATGACGATCACCGACGTTCGCCTTCTGGAAAAACACGGCGGGAAATCGGGCGTCTGGATCGCCTAA
- a CDS encoding DUF2946 family protein, giving the protein MDRIVKEAMAKWPNVPACTGWLALDRRGRFRMRDEACQAADAPGEPIRHAALNAFIARNYTRDAEGRWFFQNGPQRVFVDLDYVPLVVRLHHGTTDDGLPTPADAPPVLIDQCAQPFIPSACWCDEQGSILFAGQRGRRIDAQWDHAPSSASSGPTDNPTGSTHDTEDTTSTVALLYDQDLDLFLRLFPEASNKMAALLEAADTGSSDGAVQATLHWPGKTAPLPCGVIDAHDVPVRFGFHQRPVA; this is encoded by the coding sequence ATGGACCGTATCGTCAAGGAAGCGATGGCGAAATGGCCGAATGTGCCGGCCTGCACCGGCTGGCTGGCGCTCGATCGACGCGGTCGCTTTCGCATGCGCGACGAAGCCTGTCAGGCCGCCGACGCGCCGGGCGAGCCGATCCGCCATGCGGCGCTAAATGCCTTTATCGCCCGCAACTACACGCGCGATGCCGAAGGACGTTGGTTTTTCCAAAACGGCCCGCAACGGGTTTTCGTCGATCTCGACTATGTGCCCCTGGTCGTTCGATTGCACCACGGCACCACCGACGACGGCCTGCCGACGCCGGCCGATGCGCCGCCGGTACTGATCGATCAATGCGCGCAGCCTTTTATTCCGAGCGCCTGCTGGTGTGACGAGCAGGGCAGCATTCTGTTTGCCGGACAGCGCGGACGCCGAATCGACGCGCAGTGGGACCACGCGCCCAGCAGTGCTTCAAGCGGCCCGACGGACAATCCGACCGGCAGCACGCATGACACGGAAGATACGACGAGCACGGTCGCGCTGCTCTACGATCAGGACCTGGATCTGTTCCTGAGGCTGTTTCCAGAAGCCTCCAACAAGATGGCGGCGCTGCTGGAAGCGGCCGACACGGGATCGTCCGACGGCGCCGTCCAGGCAACGCTGCATTGGCCGGGGAAAACGGCTCCGCTGCCCTGCGGCGTCATCGATGCCCACGACGTCCCCGTTCGCTTTGGATTCCATCAGCGCCCCGTCGCCTGA